The Buttiauxella selenatireducens genome has a window encoding:
- the hisJ gene encoding histidine ABC transporter substrate-binding protein HisJ has product MNKQIIALSLVLAFSSVSTAFAAIPKNLRIGTDPTYAPFESKNAQGELVGFDIDLAKELCKRIETNCTFVENPLDALIPSLKAKKIDAIMSSLSITEKRQQEIAFTDKLYAADSRLVVAKGSPVQPTLEALKGKRIGVLQGTTQETYGNEHWAPKGIEIVSYQGQDSIYADLTAGRIDAAFQDEVAASEGFLKQPVGKDYQFGGPSIKDDKLFGVGTGMGLRKDDTELRQALNKAFAEMRKDGTYEKLAKKYFDFDVYGG; this is encoded by the coding sequence ATGAACAAGCAGATCATCGCTCTTTCGTTGGTACTGGCATTTTCCAGTGTTTCCACCGCTTTCGCCGCAATTCCTAAGAATTTACGCATTGGTACAGACCCTACTTACGCCCCATTTGAATCGAAAAATGCCCAAGGGGAATTGGTGGGTTTTGATATCGATCTGGCAAAAGAACTCTGTAAACGCATCGAAACGAACTGCACCTTCGTGGAAAACCCACTGGATGCGCTGATCCCCTCGTTGAAAGCGAAAAAAATCGACGCGATTATGTCGTCCCTTTCTATCACTGAAAAACGCCAACAAGAAATTGCCTTCACCGACAAACTGTACGCGGCAGATTCGCGTTTAGTCGTCGCAAAAGGCTCCCCAGTTCAGCCAACGCTTGAGGCTCTGAAGGGCAAGCGCATTGGTGTTCTGCAAGGCACGACACAAGAAACCTACGGTAATGAGCATTGGGCGCCTAAAGGCATCGAAATTGTCTCTTACCAGGGGCAGGATTCCATTTACGCTGACCTGACCGCAGGCCGTATTGACGCCGCATTCCAGGATGAAGTCGCTGCGAGCGAAGGCTTCCTGAAACAACCTGTTGGTAAGGATTACCAGTTTGGTGGGCCGTCCATTAAAGACGACAAATTGTTTGGTGTAGGCACCGGTATGGGTCTGCGTAAAGACGATACTGAGTTGCGCCAGGCGCTGAACAAAGCATTTGCTGAAATGCGTAAAGATGGAACTTACGAGAAGTTGGCGAAGAAATACTTCGACTTCGATGTTTACGGTGGTTAA
- a CDS encoding histidine ABC transporter permease HisQ produces the protein MLYGFSEVIFKGAIVTLELALSSVILAVIIGLAGAGAKLSKNRPLALLFEGYTTLIRGVPDLVLMLLIFYGLQMALNVLTDSLGVAQFDIDPMVAGIITLGFIYGAYFTETFRGAFLAVPRGHIEAATAFGFTGSQTFRRILFPAMMRFALPGIGNNWQVILKATALVSLLGLEDVVKATQLAGKSTWQPFYFAIVAGIIYLIFTTISNGVLLWLERRYSVGVKRAEL, from the coding sequence ATGTTGTACGGTTTTTCTGAAGTAATCTTTAAAGGGGCCATCGTCACGCTGGAACTGGCGCTAAGCTCCGTTATCCTCGCCGTTATTATAGGTCTGGCTGGAGCTGGTGCTAAGTTATCCAAAAACCGCCCGTTAGCCTTGCTGTTTGAAGGTTACACGACGCTGATTCGCGGTGTGCCTGATCTGGTGTTGATGCTGCTGATTTTCTATGGCCTGCAAATGGCACTCAATGTGTTAACCGACTCGCTGGGAGTCGCTCAGTTTGATATTGACCCTATGGTGGCGGGTATCATTACACTCGGCTTTATCTACGGTGCCTATTTTACTGAGACTTTCCGCGGTGCTTTCCTCGCTGTTCCACGCGGCCATATCGAAGCCGCAACCGCTTTTGGTTTTACCGGTTCCCAAACATTCCGCCGTATTTTGTTCCCGGCCATGATGCGCTTCGCACTTCCGGGGATAGGTAACAACTGGCAGGTCATTTTGAAAGCCACCGCACTGGTCTCTTTGTTAGGACTGGAAGATGTGGTGAAAGCCACGCAACTCGCGGGGAAAAGTACCTGGCAGCCATTCTACTTTGCGATTGTTGCCGGGATCATTTACCTGATATTCACTACGATATCTAACGGTGTATTGCTCTGGCTTGAACGCCGCTACTCGGTTGGTGTGAAGAGGGCTGAGCTATGA
- a CDS encoding ABC transporter permease, with protein sequence MIEIIQEYWKALLWTDGYRFTGVAITLWLLISSVVMGGILALFLAIGRVSSNKFIAFPIWLFTYIFRGTPLYVQLLVFYSGMYTLEVVKGTVLLNEFFRSGLNCTVLALTLNTCAYTTEIFAGAIRSVPHGEIEAARAYGFSPFKLYRCIILPSALRIALPAYSNEVILMLHSTALAFTATVPDLLKIARDINSATYQPFTAFGIAAVLYLIISYVLISLFRRAEQRFMQHVKPSSSH encoded by the coding sequence ATGATCGAAATTATTCAGGAATACTGGAAAGCGCTGCTGTGGACTGATGGTTACCGCTTTACTGGGGTTGCCATTACGCTGTGGTTGCTGATTTCTTCGGTGGTAATGGGCGGTATTCTGGCTCTGTTCCTGGCTATTGGACGGGTATCGAGCAACAAGTTTATTGCATTCCCAATCTGGCTATTCACCTACATCTTCCGTGGCACGCCGTTGTACGTGCAACTTCTGGTGTTCTACTCCGGAATGTACACGCTGGAAGTGGTGAAAGGCACCGTATTACTCAATGAGTTTTTCCGTAGCGGCCTGAACTGTACGGTGCTGGCGCTGACGTTAAATACCTGTGCCTATACGACAGAAATTTTTGCCGGGGCGATTCGATCGGTGCCGCATGGTGAAATTGAAGCCGCTCGTGCTTATGGTTTCTCACCTTTCAAATTGTACCGCTGCATTATTTTGCCTTCGGCGTTACGTATTGCCCTGCCTGCGTACAGCAACGAAGTCATTTTAATGCTGCACTCCACGGCGCTGGCGTTTACTGCCACGGTGCCGGACTTACTGAAAATCGCCCGAGATATCAACTCTGCGACTTACCAGCCGTTTACGGCGTTTGGTATTGCGGCGGTGTTATATCTGATTATTTCTTACGTACTGATAAGCCTGTTCCGCAGAGCCGAGCAGCGTTTTATGCAGCACGTTAAACCCAGTTCTTCGCACTGA
- the hisP gene encoding histidine ABC transporter ATP-binding protein HisP, producing MAENKLNVTDLHKRYGKHEVLKGVSLRADAGDVISIIGSSGSGKSTFLRCINFLEKPSEGSIVVSNQNINLVRDTDGQLKVADKNQLRLLRTRLTMVFQHFNLWSHMTVLENVMEAPIQVLGLSKQDAKERAIKYLAKVGIDERQQAKYPVHLSGGQQQRVSIARALAMEPEVLLFDEPTSALDPELVGEVLRIMQKLAEEGKTMVVVTHEMDFARHVSNHVIFLHQGLIEEEGTPAELFGNPKSARLQQFLSGSLK from the coding sequence ATGGCTGAAAATAAACTAAACGTTACTGATCTGCACAAACGCTACGGCAAACATGAAGTGCTTAAAGGGGTTTCTCTACGCGCAGACGCGGGAGATGTGATTAGCATTATCGGCTCGTCCGGCTCGGGGAAAAGTACCTTCCTGCGCTGCATTAACTTCCTCGAAAAACCGAGCGAAGGGTCAATTGTGGTAAGCAACCAGAATATCAATCTGGTGCGTGACACTGACGGGCAGCTCAAAGTTGCTGACAAAAATCAGCTCCGCTTACTGCGCACACGTCTGACGATGGTGTTCCAGCATTTTAACTTGTGGAGCCACATGACGGTGTTGGAAAACGTCATGGAAGCGCCGATTCAGGTGTTGGGGTTGAGTAAGCAAGATGCGAAAGAGCGTGCCATAAAATATCTGGCGAAAGTTGGCATTGATGAGCGCCAGCAGGCGAAATATCCGGTGCATCTTTCTGGTGGTCAACAGCAGCGTGTTTCTATCGCGCGTGCACTGGCAATGGAGCCAGAAGTATTGCTGTTTGATGAACCGACTTCTGCATTAGATCCTGAGCTGGTGGGTGAAGTGTTGCGTATCATGCAAAAACTCGCCGAAGAAGGGAAAACCATGGTGGTGGTCACGCATGAAATGGACTTTGCGCGCCACGTTTCAAACCACGTAATTTTCCTGCACCAGGGCTTGATTGAAGAAGAGGGGACGCCAGCCGAATTGTTTGGTAACCCGAAAAGTGCACGTTTACAGCAGTTCCTTTCTGGATCGCTGAAGTAA
- a CDS encoding TIGR01777 family oxidoreductase — translation MQILITGGTGLIGSHLVPRLLELGHDVTVVTRSPEKARAKLSPKVTLWKGLSDHPNLDGFDAVINLAGEPIADKRWTETQKQRLCTSRWQITERLVEMFKASQTPPSVLISGSAAGYYGDLGEVVVNEDEPPHNEFTHKLCARWEQIACGAQSEQTRVCLLRTGVVLAPKGGILAKLLPIFRLGLGGPMGDGRQYLAWIHIDDMVNGILWLLNNDLSGPFNMVSPYPVRNEQFSHALGHALNRPAFMRAPATAVRMMMGESSVLVLGGQRALPKRLEESGFGFRWYDLEEALGDVVR, via the coding sequence ATGCAGATACTGATTACCGGCGGAACAGGATTGATTGGTAGCCATCTGGTGCCACGATTGCTGGAGTTAGGGCACGATGTCACCGTCGTCACCCGAAGCCCCGAGAAAGCTCGGGCGAAACTCAGCCCAAAAGTCACACTATGGAAAGGGTTGAGCGATCATCCCAATCTTGATGGATTTGATGCTGTCATCAATCTGGCAGGTGAACCGATTGCCGATAAACGCTGGACCGAGACGCAAAAGCAACGGCTGTGCACCAGCCGCTGGCAAATCACCGAACGTCTGGTCGAGATGTTTAAAGCAAGCCAAACACCGCCCTCCGTGCTTATCTCTGGCTCCGCTGCGGGCTATTACGGCGACCTAGGCGAAGTGGTCGTCAACGAAGATGAGCCACCCCACAATGAATTTACCCATAAACTGTGCGCCCGCTGGGAGCAAATCGCCTGTGGCGCGCAGAGCGAGCAGACGCGCGTCTGCCTGCTGCGTACCGGCGTGGTCCTGGCGCCGAAGGGCGGAATTCTGGCAAAGTTACTGCCGATATTTCGCTTAGGCCTGGGTGGCCCTATGGGCGATGGTCGGCAGTATCTGGCATGGATTCATATCGACGATATGGTTAACGGTATTCTGTGGCTGCTCAATAACGATCTGAGTGGGCCATTCAATATGGTTTCGCCTTACCCGGTACGCAACGAACAGTTCTCTCACGCGCTGGGGCACGCGTTAAATCGCCCGGCCTTTATGCGCGCCCCGGCAACGGCAGTGAGAATGATGATGGGGGAATCTTCGGTATTGGTATTAGGCGGGCAACGAGCGCTACCAAAACGACTTGAAGAATCGGGATTTGGTTTCCGTTGGTATGACCTTGAAGAGGCACTGGGAGATGTGGTGCGGTAA
- the folX gene encoding dihydroneopterin triphosphate 2'-epimerase: MSSAIIRIKNLRLRTFIGIKEEEIANRQDIVVNVAIHYPADKARASEDINDALNYRTITKQIIQLVENNRFSLLEKLTQDVLDIACDHPWVSYAEVEIDKLHALRYADSVSMTMSWRSPA; this comes from the coding sequence ATGTCATCCGCAATTATTCGAATCAAAAACTTACGCCTGCGCACCTTCATTGGCATCAAAGAAGAAGAAATTGCCAATCGCCAGGATATCGTCGTTAACGTTGCGATTCATTATCCGGCGGACAAAGCTCGCGCCAGTGAAGACATCAACGATGCGCTGAACTATCGCACGATAACTAAACAAATCATCCAGTTGGTTGAGAATAATCGTTTCTCATTGCTGGAAAAATTAACTCAGGATGTGCTCGATATCGCATGCGACCATCCGTGGGTGTCTTATGCTGAAGTAGAAATAGATAAACTTCACGCGCTGCGTTATGCCGATTCCGTTTCCATGACGATGAGTTGGCGGAGCCCGGCGTAA
- the yfcG gene encoding GSH-dependent disulfide bond oxidoreductase: MIDLYYAPTPNGHKITLFLEEVGLDYSIHRIDIGKGDQFQPAFLAISPNNKIPAIIDNNPADGGGPLSLFESGEILLYLAEKTNELLSKDLRERAHTLQWLFWQVGGFGPMLGQNHHFNHFAPQPVPYAIERYQVETQRLYGVLNKQLEKTPWLGGNEYSIADIATYPWTVSHERQRINLANFPAVENWFERIRSRPATERAYQQAQKS; encoded by the coding sequence ATGATCGACCTTTACTATGCACCCACACCAAACGGCCACAAAATCACGCTGTTTCTGGAAGAGGTGGGTCTGGATTACAGTATTCACCGTATTGATATTGGCAAAGGAGATCAGTTTCAGCCTGCCTTTTTGGCGATTTCCCCCAACAATAAAATACCCGCGATTATCGACAATAACCCAGCCGATGGCGGCGGCCCGTTGAGCTTATTTGAATCGGGTGAAATCTTGCTTTATCTGGCTGAGAAGACCAACGAGCTATTAAGTAAAGATCTGCGTGAACGCGCCCACACCCTGCAATGGCTGTTCTGGCAAGTCGGTGGTTTTGGTCCGATGCTTGGGCAGAATCATCACTTTAACCACTTCGCGCCGCAACCGGTGCCGTATGCGATAGAACGCTATCAAGTGGAAACTCAGCGTTTGTATGGCGTGTTAAACAAACAATTAGAGAAAACCCCGTGGTTGGGCGGCAATGAGTACAGCATTGCTGATATTGCGACTTACCCGTGGACGGTATCGCATGAACGCCAGCGCATTAATCTGGCGAATTTCCCGGCCGTCGAGAACTGGTTTGAACGTATCCGCTCGCGCCCGGCGACAGAACGCGCATATCAGCAAGCGCAAAAAAGTTAA
- the yfcF gene encoding glutathione transferase, translating into MSQPTITLWSDSNYFSPYVMSVYVALKEKGLNFTLQTIDLNTGQNLKPGWKGYDLTRRVPVIAVDDFLLSESSAITEYLEERFAPPTWERIYPHDLEKRARARQIQAWIRSDLMPIREERSTDVVFAGVKKPPLSDKAQATAQKLLATVDGLLPVGQQNLFGEWSIADTDLALMLNRLILNGDEVPERLQEYATFQWQRASVQRFLALSAKHSG; encoded by the coding sequence ATGAGCCAGCCGACAATAACGCTTTGGTCCGATAGCAACTACTTTAGCCCTTACGTGATGTCTGTATATGTCGCCCTGAAAGAGAAGGGCCTTAACTTTACGTTGCAAACAATAGACCTGAATACGGGACAAAATCTGAAACCTGGCTGGAAAGGGTATGACCTTACACGCCGTGTCCCTGTGATTGCTGTCGACGACTTTTTGTTAAGCGAATCCTCCGCCATTACTGAATATCTCGAAGAACGTTTTGCCCCGCCGACATGGGAACGAATCTACCCACATGACTTAGAAAAAAGGGCGCGCGCCAGACAAATTCAGGCGTGGATCCGTAGTGATTTAATGCCTATTCGTGAAGAGCGTTCAACCGACGTGGTTTTCGCAGGTGTAAAGAAGCCGCCGCTGAGTGACAAAGCGCAGGCTACAGCACAAAAGCTTTTGGCCACTGTTGACGGTTTATTGCCCGTCGGCCAGCAAAATTTATTTGGTGAATGGTCTATTGCAGATACGGACCTGGCCTTAATGCTCAACCGTTTGATCCTGAATGGGGACGAGGTGCCTGAGCGTTTGCAAGAATACGCAACTTTTCAATGGCAGCGTGCTTCAGTTCAACGTTTTCTGGCACTTTCCGCAAAGCATTCTGGCTGA
- the yfcE gene encoding phosphodiesterase, whose translation MKLMFASDIHGSLPATEQVLSHFERSGAKWLILLGDVLNHGPRNALPAGYNPGAVAERFNSIADKIIAVRGNCDSEVDQMLLHFPITAPWQQILMAEQRLFVTHGHLYNPDKLPPLAENDVLVFGHTHLPLAEKQDTVYLFNPGSVSIPKGGFEPSYGMLNDGVLSVHALNNDGVIAQVEITP comes from the coding sequence ATGAAGCTGATGTTTGCCTCGGATATTCATGGTTCTCTACCTGCTACGGAGCAGGTGCTGTCGCACTTTGAACGTAGCGGCGCCAAATGGCTGATATTATTGGGGGACGTGTTGAATCACGGACCGCGGAATGCATTACCGGCAGGCTATAATCCTGGAGCGGTTGCGGAGCGGTTTAACAGCATTGCGGATAAAATTATTGCAGTACGCGGGAACTGTGACAGCGAAGTTGATCAGATGCTGCTACATTTTCCGATTACCGCTCCCTGGCAACAGATTTTAATGGCTGAGCAGCGTTTATTTGTTACGCATGGTCATTTGTATAATCCTGACAAACTGCCGCCGCTGGCAGAAAATGACGTGCTGGTTTTTGGCCACACTCATCTACCATTAGCTGAAAAACAAGATACGGTTTATCTGTTCAATCCTGGCTCGGTGAGTATACCTAAAGGCGGATTCGAACCGAGCTACGGCATGTTAAACGATGGTGTTCTGAGCGTTCACGCACTGAATAACGATGGGGTTATTGCACAGGTCGAGATTACCCCGTAA
- the yfcD gene encoding NUDIX hydrolase YfcD — protein sequence MVEQSHFVGTEWIDIVNEDNEVIAQASREQMRAQRLRHRATYIVVHDGMGKILVQRRTETKDFMPGMLDATAGGVVQADEQLLDSARREAEEELGIAGVPFAEHGQFYFEDANCRVWGSLFSCVSHGPFALQEAEVSEVCWMSPEEITARCDDFTPDSLKALALWMTRNAKNESQHAAAE from the coding sequence ATGGTGGAACAGAGTCATTTTGTTGGCACGGAATGGATAGACATTGTCAATGAAGACAATGAAGTAATCGCGCAAGCAAGCCGTGAACAAATGCGCGCGCAGCGTTTGCGACATCGTGCGACTTATATTGTTGTGCATGACGGAATGGGTAAAATTTTGGTGCAGCGCCGCACTGAAACGAAAGATTTTATGCCGGGCATGTTGGATGCCACCGCTGGCGGAGTGGTTCAGGCCGATGAGCAATTACTCGACTCTGCACGTCGCGAAGCTGAAGAAGAGCTGGGTATCGCTGGGGTACCTTTTGCCGAGCATGGTCAGTTCTATTTCGAAGATGCCAATTGCCGGGTGTGGGGAAGCCTGTTTAGTTGCGTTTCTCATGGCCCATTTGCTTTGCAAGAGGCAGAGGTCAGCGAAGTCTGCTGGATGTCTCCAGAAGAGATTACCGCTCGTTGTGATGACTTCACGCCAGACTCTTTAAAAGCGCTGGCGTTGTGGATGACCCGCAACGCTAAAAATGAATCTCAGCACGCAGCTGCGGAGTAA
- the pta gene encoding phosphate acetyltransferase, whose protein sequence is MSRTIMLIPTGTSVGLTSVSLGVIRAMEQKGVRLSVFKPIAQPRSGDDTPDQTTSIVRANSSIPTAEPLHMNHVESLLSSNQQDVLMEEIIANFHASSKDAEVVLVEGLVPTRKHQFAQSLNYEIAKTLNAEIVFVMSLGNNSPEQMKERIELARSSFGGSKNTNITGVIINKLNAPVDDQGRTRPDLSEIFDDSTKASIANIDPKELFADSPLPVLGCVPWSFDLIATRAIDMARHLNATIINEGDIKTRRVKSVTFCARSIPHMLEHFRPGSLLVTSADRPDVLVAACLAAMNGVDIGAVLLTGGYEMDPRVSKLCERAFATGLPLFMVDTNTWQTSLSLQSFNLEVPTDDHQRIEKVQEYVASHIDAEWIESLTATSERSRRLSPPAFRYQLTELARKAGKRVVLPEGEEPRTVKAASICAERGIATCVLLGNPDEITRVAAAQGVELSAGIEIVDPEVVRESYVARLVELRKSKGMTEAVAREQLEDNVVLGTLMLEQDEVDGLVSGAVHTTANTIRPPLQLIKTAPGSSLVSSVFFMLLPEQVYVYGDCAINPDPTAEQLAEIAIQSADSAAAFGIDPRVAMLSYSTGTSGAGSDVEKVREATRIAQEKRPDLVIDGPLQYDAAVMADVAKSKAPNSPVAGRATVFIFPDLNTGNTTYKAVQRSADLISIGPMLQGMRKPVNDLSRGALVDDIVYTIALTAIQSSQQD, encoded by the coding sequence GTGTCCCGTACTATTATGTTGATCCCTACCGGAACTAGCGTCGGCCTGACCAGCGTCAGCCTGGGTGTTATCCGTGCTATGGAACAAAAAGGCGTTCGCCTTAGCGTTTTCAAACCTATCGCCCAACCGCGTTCCGGTGACGATACTCCAGATCAAACCACCAGCATCGTTCGTGCAAACTCCAGCATCCCTACCGCTGAACCGCTGCACATGAACCACGTTGAGTCGCTGCTGTCCAGCAACCAACAAGACGTGCTGATGGAAGAGATCATCGCCAACTTCCACGCCAGCAGCAAAGATGCTGAAGTGGTTCTGGTTGAAGGCCTGGTGCCTACTCGCAAGCATCAGTTTGCGCAGTCTCTGAACTATGAAATTGCTAAAACGCTGAACGCCGAAATCGTCTTCGTCATGTCTCTGGGTAACAACTCTCCAGAGCAGATGAAAGAGCGTATCGAACTGGCTCGTAGCAGCTTCGGTGGCAGCAAAAATACCAACATCACTGGCGTAATCATTAACAAACTGAATGCCCCAGTGGATGATCAAGGTCGTACTCGCCCTGATCTGTCCGAGATTTTCGATGACTCCACCAAAGCGAGCATCGCAAACATCGATCCTAAAGAACTGTTTGCTGACAGCCCGCTGCCAGTTCTGGGTTGTGTGCCGTGGAGTTTCGATCTGATCGCAACTCGCGCAATTGATATGGCGCGTCACCTGAACGCAACCATCATCAACGAAGGCGACATCAAAACTCGTCGCGTGAAGTCTGTTACCTTCTGTGCGCGCAGCATCCCGCACATGCTGGAACACTTCCGCCCAGGTTCTCTGCTGGTCACTTCTGCAGACCGTCCAGACGTGCTGGTTGCAGCGTGCCTGGCCGCAATGAACGGTGTCGACATCGGTGCAGTTCTGCTGACCGGTGGTTACGAAATGGACCCACGCGTGAGCAAACTGTGTGAGCGTGCATTCGCAACCGGCCTGCCGCTGTTCATGGTTGATACCAATACCTGGCAGACTTCTCTGAGCCTGCAAAGCTTCAACCTGGAAGTCCCAACAGACGACCATCAGCGTATCGAAAAAGTGCAGGAATATGTGGCAAGCCACATTGATGCAGAGTGGATCGAATCCCTGACTGCAACGTCCGAGCGCAGCCGTCGTCTGTCTCCTCCAGCATTCCGTTACCAGCTGACCGAGCTTGCTCGTAAAGCCGGAAAACGTGTTGTTCTGCCAGAAGGCGAAGAACCACGTACCGTGAAAGCAGCCTCTATCTGTGCTGAACGTGGTATCGCGACTTGCGTATTGTTGGGTAACCCGGATGAAATCACCCGTGTTGCTGCTGCACAAGGTGTTGAACTGAGTGCTGGCATCGAAATCGTCGACCCAGAAGTGGTTCGCGAAAGCTACGTTGCACGTCTGGTTGAGCTGCGTAAGAGCAAAGGCATGACCGAAGCCGTTGCGCGTGAGCAACTGGAAGACAACGTTGTGCTGGGTACTTTGATGCTTGAGCAAGACGAAGTTGACGGTCTGGTTTCCGGTGCGGTTCACACCACCGCGAACACCATTCGTCCTCCGTTGCAGCTTATCAAAACTGCACCAGGTAGCTCTTTGGTTTCTTCTGTGTTCTTCATGCTGCTGCCTGAACAAGTTTATGTTTACGGCGACTGCGCGATCAACCCAGATCCAACGGCTGAGCAACTGGCAGAAATCGCCATTCAGTCTGCGGATTCCGCTGCTGCATTCGGTATCGACCCACGCGTTGCGATGCTGTCCTACTCCACCGGTACTTCTGGTGCAGGTAGTGACGTTGAGAAAGTGCGTGAAGCGACTCGTATCGCTCAGGAAAAACGTCCTGACCTTGTTATCGATGGTCCGTTGCAGTATGACGCCGCAGTTATGGCTGATGTTGCTAAGTCCAAAGCACCAAACTCACCGGTTGCGGGTCGCGCTACCGTGTTCATCTTCCCAGACCTGAACACCGGTAACACCACTTATAAAGCGGTACAGCGTTCAGCTGACCTGATCTCTATCGGGCCAATGTTGCAAGGTATGCGTAAACCCGTTAACGACCTGTCTCGTGGCGCACTGGTAGACGATATCGTTTACACCATCGCTCTGACTGCGATTCAGTCTTCTCAACAAGACTAA
- the ackA gene encoding acetate kinase — MSNKLVLVLNCGSSSLKFAIIDAVNGDEYLSGLAECFHLPEARIKWKMDGSKQEAALGAGAAHSEALNFMVNTILAQKPELSEQLTAIGHRVVHGGEKYTGSVVIDETVIQGIKDSASFAPLHNPAHLIGIAEALKSFPKLADKNVAVFDTAFHQTMPEESYLYALPYKLYKEHGVRRYGAHGTSHYYVTQEAAKMLNKPVEELNVITCHLGNGGSVSAIRNGKCVDTSMGLTPLEGLVMGTRSGDIDPAIIFHLHDSLGMSVDDINKMLTKESGLLGLTEVTSDCRYVEDNYTTKEDAKRAMDVFCHRLAKYIGSYTALMDGRLDAVVFTGGIGENAAMVRELSLGKLGVLGFEVDHERNLAARFGKSGFINKEGTRLAVVIPTNEELVIAQDASRLTA; from the coding sequence ATGTCGAATAAGTTAGTACTGGTTCTGAACTGCGGTAGCTCATCACTGAAATTCGCAATTATCGATGCTGTAAACGGTGACGAATACCTCTCTGGTTTAGCCGAGTGTTTCCATCTTCCAGAAGCGCGTATCAAGTGGAAAATGGATGGCAGTAAACAAGAAGCAGCTTTAGGTGCAGGCGCCGCTCACAGCGAAGCTCTTAACTTTATGGTTAATACCATTCTGGCACAAAAACCTGAATTGTCCGAGCAGCTGACTGCTATCGGCCACCGTGTTGTTCACGGCGGCGAGAAGTACACCGGCTCTGTCGTTATCGACGAGACTGTGATTCAGGGTATCAAAGATTCCGCATCTTTTGCACCGCTGCATAACCCAGCGCACCTGATCGGTATCGCGGAAGCACTGAAATCTTTCCCTAAACTGGCTGATAAAAACGTTGCTGTGTTTGACACTGCATTCCATCAGACCATGCCAGAAGAATCCTATCTCTATGCTCTGCCGTACAAACTGTACAAAGAGCACGGCGTTCGTCGCTACGGCGCACACGGCACCAGCCACTACTATGTGACTCAAGAAGCCGCGAAAATGCTGAACAAGCCAGTAGAAGAACTGAACGTGATCACTTGCCACCTGGGCAACGGTGGTTCCGTTTCTGCTATTCGTAACGGCAAGTGTGTTGACACCTCTATGGGTCTGACTCCACTGGAAGGTCTGGTCATGGGCACCCGTTCTGGTGACATCGATCCAGCGATTATCTTCCACCTGCACGACTCTCTGGGCATGAGCGTTGATGACATCAACAAAATGCTGACCAAAGAATCTGGCCTGTTGGGTCTGACTGAAGTCACCAGCGACTGCCGTTATGTTGAAGACAACTACACCACCAAAGAAGACGCTAAGCGTGCGATGGATGTGTTCTGTCACCGCCTGGCGAAATACATCGGTTCTTACACTGCACTGATGGACGGTCGTCTGGACGCAGTGGTGTTCACTGGTGGTATCGGCGAAAACGCAGCAATGGTACGTGAACTGTCTCTGGGCAAACTGGGTGTTCTGGGCTTTGAAGTTGACCACGAACGCAACCTGGCTGCGCGCTTTGGTAAATCAGGCTTCATCAACAAAGAGGGTACCCGTCTTGCGGTGGTCATTCCGACCAACGAAGAACTGGTTATCGCTCAGGATGCATCTCGCCTGACAGCTTGA
- the yfbV gene encoding terminus macrodomain insulation protein YfbV: MSIPKNSHASWFSMFSRGQHYSKTWPVDKRLAPIFVENRVIRATRFAIRFMPPLAVFTLTWQIALGGQLGPAVATALFACSLPMQGLWWLGKRSVTPLPPSILSWFYEVRGKLQEAGQALAPIEGKPDYQALADVLKRAFKQLDKTFLDDL; the protein is encoded by the coding sequence ATGTCTATCCCCAAAAATAGCCACGCAAGCTGGTTCAGTATGTTCAGCCGTGGGCAACACTATTCAAAGACCTGGCCTGTTGATAAACGCCTCGCGCCTATCTTTGTAGAAAATCGAGTGATTCGCGCCACGCGTTTTGCCATCCGCTTTATGCCTCCACTCGCTGTGTTTACGCTGACCTGGCAAATTGCACTTGGCGGCCAACTTGGCCCCGCCGTTGCGACGGCTTTATTCGCCTGTAGTCTTCCGATGCAGGGATTATGGTGGTTAGGTAAACGCTCTGTGACGCCACTCCCGCCATCCATTCTCAGTTGGTTCTACGAAGTACGCGGCAAACTGCAGGAAGCAGGGCAGGCGTTAGCGCCTATTGAAGGCAAGCCAGACTACCAGGCGCTGGCAGATGTTCTGAAACGTGCGTTCAAGCAGTTGGATAAAACTTTTCTGGATGATTTGTAA